The DNA window GAGGCACAGCTGGCACTAAGTCAATTGGGTGATAGCCATAGGTAAAtaatgctcttttcttcttctttattatCACATGGTATGGTCCACACGCTTATTTGGGATAGTCCTTGAGGTGGAAGCTCTTGGACTTGACAAATGCTTCAAAGCCAAACTTTCCGAGCGTCTGGCCCTTACCTGAGTTCTTCCATCCAATCCATGCGAGATCCTGTGTTGTTGGTAGTACAGTCAGCAATATGTAACGGGGCTTGTGTTCGTCAAAGCATTTTACTTGCTACCCTTATTGGCTTGGCCGGGTGCGATGCGACTGGGGGCCGACAAGGGAGAAAGGAGGATACGGGGGCGTTGGGGTGCACGCGCAGACTTACCGGGCTAGGATAATCACAGCGATTGACAAAGACGGTGCCAGCGTCAACTTCCTCCAAGAGGGCGTAGCCTCGGTCGACATCCTTAGTCCAGATACTAGCCGAGAGGCCAAACTCGCTGTCGTTCATCAGCTTGACGGCCTCTGCGTCACCCTTGACCTTCATCACGGGAATCACAGGCCCAAATGTCTCTTCCGTCATGACTGTCATAGTGTGATCCACGCCCGTTAATAGGGTTGGTCTCACAAAGTTGCCCTTGGGCGGAGGGTTTTGGAAACTTTCGTTTTCCGGCGTCACATCCTTGGCTCCCTTTTTCAAGGCATCTTGGATGTGCGACTCTATTGTTTCCTTGGAACGTTTGGAGATGACGGGTCCTACATGAGTGGACTTGTCGAATGGATCTCCGAGCTTGTATCCCTTGAGCACCTTCTGAACGGCTGCGACGAAGTCGTCGTGAATCTTTTCGTCCACGTAGATGCGCTCaacggagcagcagctttgaccagagttgaagatggcgccaTCTACAATCTCTTCGGCAGCCCAATCAATGTCTACATCATCTCTGATGTACGCGGGATCCTTGCCGCCGAGTTCGAGGCCCACGTTGACAATCCGATCGGCGGCAACCTTTTGCACGGCAAGGCCGCCGGCAACGGATCCCGTGAAACAGATGAGCGCGATCTTAGGATCCCGAATGATGCTTTCCATGATACTAGGCGACCCGCAGTGGAAATACTGCAGAACGCCGTCGGGCAGGCCAGCCGCTGCGAAAAGCTTGGCCACCTGTTCTACAACGGTTGGTGTTTGCGGGGAGGGCTTGAGAATCACGCTGTTTCCAGCCAGGATTGCTGGAATCAGCACATTCATTAGAATCAAATATGGGTACTTGAGACACGGTGTGTTAGCCACTAACGGCGCGTCAAACGGTGGCCGGGGAGTCGACGGGTGGTTTGCTCACATTCCAagggaagatgatgagaacaGGGCCGACGGGTGCTCTCCGAATAAAACGCTTGAACCCTTTCTCAGGCTCGCCCTCGACGTCCTGCAAAACCTCGTCGCTAATCTTGAGGAGATACACGGCCCTCTTGATGGCCGTGGTGATTTCCTTGGCCGTATAAGCGATGGGCCGACCCATCTGGGTGGTCAATTCCAGGGCGAGCTCATCCTGGTTCTTTTCCAGGCTGTCGAGAAATTTCTTGACAATGTCTTGTCGCTCCTTGAGAGTCGTCTTGCGAAATTTCAGAAAAGAGTCCGTGGCGACCTCAGAGAGCAGCTCCAGATCGGTGGGACTCGGGCCATTGCGGGTGATGACAATCTCGTTGGTATTGGGCGAGACGGTGTTGATGACCTCGACAGACATGGCTACGTATTCCTTGCAAGGTCAGAATGAGATTTGCGCGCAGAATAAGCAGAAGGGAATATGAAGTCGGTTTATGTGAGATTTGAAatcggagatgaagatgatagGGAGGGGAAACGATAATGGCAGACCGTCTGGAGAGCCGCGCCTGCCCGTCTGTCATTTGCCCCACGTCACCGATATCGTTGCCCCGCCATGTCCATTTTCCACAGTAATGTTGCCTCCCAAGGCTGCTAAAGTATGGAGTAGCAGAACTTCCTAGCGGTCCCTACAGTGGGTTACTGAGTGCTAATTGTCTTTAGTCCTGCCTATCTTAAATATTTGCTCAGATGGAAAATGGGGGGTTTCGGGATAGAGATTAGCAAAGAGTGGCTCTATGAATGCTAGACTCAGGCAGTTCAGTATAATTTAGTTTTGGAAGTTGAAGTAGCCGCTTTTCGAAAGGAGGCTGTAAATCGCTACCTGAGAGTTATTCCCAACTCCCTAACTTAAGGCCCAACTTGGTAGGGTGCCTTCAGGTACAGAGCACCTTAGTTTGCTGGGCACAGTGATGCAGTCTGATCCGATAATACAATGCGCCCCGCTACTGGAATAAGCACATGTCTTATCGCGATAAggaacttttttttgcctgtgCATCTGCTGAGCAGAGAACCGATTTACTTTATGATCTCGGAGTGAAGCAGTACGCTTTGCAAAATACAGACACGATGGCTGCTACAAGAGCCAGTGATTTTCTGGATGCGTCCGATAGCGAAGACGAGCAGCTCAACGGATATGAttctgaagatgaagtgaCAAAGGGAGGACGCGGCCCAAAGAGACGAAAAAtcagcagcgacgacgaggacgacgacaatGATGACGGAGCTAGCGATAAGGACcaggatgacgatgagggAGATGAGGATGGCTTGGAGTCGACAACAAAGGACGACGCAGATCAGGGGggagaggaaaagacaaaggcaaaaaaatTAAAGTCCAAAGACCTACCGCGCGTTGCTCAGCCCGCGACGAAGAAAAATCTTATTACAACAGACGAGGCCATCAAAAAATCCGGCGTCGTATATATTTCGCGCGTACCGCCCTTTATGAAACCCAACAAATTACGCTCCCTTCTCACCCCATACGGCACCATTAACAGGATATTCCTCGCCCCCGAAGACCCAGTCGCAAGAGCGCGGCGCATCAAGGGAGGcggcaacaagaagaagacatttACTGAAGGCTGGGTGGAGTttgtcaagaagaaggacgcaAAGGCTGCGTGCGAGCTGCTCAATGCACGACCAATTGGCGGCAAGAAGGGAAGCTACTATCACGACGATATATGGAACTTGCTGTACCTTAACGGCTTCAAATGGCACAATCTGACGGAGCAGATCGCCGCCGAGGACGCCGAGAGAACAAGTCGCATGAGGGCTGAGATTAGCAAGACGACGCGTGAGAACAAGCTGTTTGTTCGCAACGTGGAGAGAGCCAAGATGCTGGGCGGCAtggaggccaaggccaaggcgaagaagaggaaagcgaACGATGCAGCCGTGGCTGGCGAGGAGCCAAAGGAGAGCGTACGGACGTTTAGGCAGATTGCCAAGATCAGCAAGGGCGATGATACCAATGAGCAACCGGAGCGTGTCAACAGAGTATTGAGCAAGATTTTTTAATAGCcacttttaatatatattatttttttctaaatTCTCTTACACTCAAACACTGCCTATCCCCTACAGTCTTGCCACAGATGTACGGTATCAAGCATCCATTGCAGGGTATCTCAGCTCGCTCGGGCAACTAATTGATCTCCCATAAAAACGGGCTTCAAGTGTCTGGAAACACCTTGACATGAACGCTTAATAATGCATCCCTCTTTCATCCTTTCATTGCGAGCAGCCAAGCAGGGGCAGCTGCAGTCGGAAACTGCCGTCATatcttgttcctcttttAGTGCATGTCCCCGCGGATGACTCGACGAATGACTCAATATCGCACATTCTTCCCTGGCTCTTAGCCCCAGCCGCTACGACGGGATAGGCAATAAATTTTCAGCGGCCAAATGCAGCGATAAGCCATGAAATCGCTTATCAAGCAGCGGGGCAAAATAATTTTTGAACTCTTGTGTATTGTATCAACTACGGGCTTCAATCCAGCCTCGTAAATCATTCTACCACCATACACAACTCTTTGCATCGCATCGGTCTCATCAAGCAAAATGTCTATGGACCttgatgatgccatctctATTGCGCCTGCGCAGCAGACGCATACGAGCGCAACGTAAGTGCCTGTCCTCCCATCGCAAATTCGAACATACCATTCCATCTTTTACTGCGACTGCATCCCCGCAGTATCCGTGAATGAATGAACAAGGACCTTGGCTCACAATATCCCCCCCTTGCAGAATCCTCTGTCACAACTGCGGTACTCCGATCGATGGAACGACGGCCACCGGCGCAACTTGCTACGACTGTATCAAGTTAACCAACGACATCACCAATGGAATCCAGCGAGAAGCCACCATCCAGCAGTGCAGAGACTGCGAGAGATGGATGTTGCCCCCAGCAAGTTGGATCATCGCCATGCCCGAATCTCGCGAGCTTCTGGCTCTCTGCCTCAAAAAGCTAAGAGGCCTGAACAAAGTGCGAATAGTCGATGCGAGCTTCATCTGGACTGAGCCTCACTCCCGAAGAGTCAAAGTCAAGCTGACGATCCAAGACTCTGTCCAGTCAggcgtgctgctgcagcagagcttCGAGATTGTATACGTCGTCGCACATCAGCAGTGCCCCGACTGCCAGAAGAGTTTCACCCCCAACCACTGGAGAGCCTGCGTACAAGTCCGACAGAAGGTCCTGCACAAGAGAACATTCCACTTCTTGGAGCAGCTGATCCTGAAGCACGGTGCACACAAAGAAACCCTCAACATCAAGGAAGCCAAAGACGGtattgatttcttcttttccgtGCGAAATCAGGCAGAGAAATTTGTCGACTTTCTCAACTCAGTCGTTCCCGTAAAGGTCAAGTCCGCCCAAGAGTTGATTTCCATGGATACCCACACTTCTAAGAAATCAT is part of the Trichoderma atroviride chromosome 1, complete sequence genome and encodes:
- a CDS encoding uncharacterized protein (EggNog:ENOG41) gives rise to the protein MSVEVINTVSPNTNEIVITRNGPSPTDLELLSEVATDSFLKFRKTTLKERQDIVKKFLDSLEKNQDELALELTTQMGRPIAYTAKEITTAIKRAVYLLKISDEVLQDVEGEPEKGFKRFIRRAPVGPVLIIFPWNYPYLILMNVLIPAILAGNSVILKPSPQTPTVVEQVAKLFAAAGLPDGVLQYFHCGSPSIMESIIRDPKIALICFTGSVAGGLAVQKVAADRIVNVGLELGGKDPAYIRDDVDIDWAAEEIVDGAIFNSGQSCCSVERIYVDEKIHDDFVAAVQKVLKGYKLGDPFDKSTHVGPVISKRSKETIESHIQDALKKGAKDVTPENESFQNPPPKGNFVRPTLLTGVDHTMTVMTEETFGPVIPVMKVKGDAEAVKLMNDSEFGLSASIWTKDVDRGYALLEEVDAGTVFVNRCDYPSPDLAWIGWKNSGKGQTLGKFGFEAFVKSKSFHLKDYPK